CTAGCTTGTGTGAcattgggtgagtcacttagggtcacattttcaaaggtacttaggcacctaacaatGCAGATGGGAGTTAGGCcactaggtgcttttgaaactaCTGCTAAGCACCTATCCACATCTTTACACACTTAAATACCTCTAAAAAACTGGCccttagtctctctctgcctctgttccccatctatccagcagggataatagcactgccctatctcACAGAGTACTGTGAGGATAAAGCCACTGAAGATTGTGAAGTTCTCAGATGCTATGGGTGGGGACGGGGGTGTCAGATAAATATCTCAGATAGATTGATTACACTGACATCCACCCAAAAACCTAGTAAATCTACCTCTGTCATTTGGTATAACAGAATAAAACACTGTCACAGGGTCATTGTCAGTTTCCATGGAAATAAGGGCGACATTTTCAAAGTgcagggctgggattttcaaaagatccTATAGCAGACAGGAACTCAAATCCCATTCAATTTCCACAGCAGCTGCTTAATTCCTGCAGTCTCCTTTGGAAATCCAGCCTAGAGGTGCCCCACAGGGCAGCATGCAAATTTACAACACACGCTTGGGTAAATGCATGTGCAAACTGCCAGGTAGGCATCTAACTTGTCATGTAAGCACTCATATCTGTGTGAGTAGTCATTTACCCAATCtgcatatttcagagtaacagccgtgttagtctgtattcgcaaaaagaaaaggagtacttgtggcaccttagagactaaccaatttatttgagcatgagctttcgtgagctacagctcacttcatcggatgaagtgcatgaagcatccgatgaagtgagctgtagctcacaaaagctcatgctcaaataaattggttagtctctaaggtgccacaagtactccttttctttttgccaatctGCATATGCAGTCACCGTAGCACAGTGGCTGTACATTTGCTTGCATGCATGCATCTCTGGCTCTCTCTACTGGAGAATTTTAACCCTAGATGTCTCAGTATACATGTCAGAGCAGAATTATGCAAAGACaaaatgccctgttctgttcttatTCAAGTGCCAGGTAAGGAGAAAAGcactctttctttttaaatttagaaagTAAAGCATTTAAAGACTCCCAAAATAGTAACAATGTGTTTTTACAAATAAAAGCCGATTTTAAATATTTAGGTTAAAGTCATTGGCTTTTTCACTTACCTGGCAGGACCTGAGTTTTGTGCTCTTAGTTTTTCTTCTGCACACTTAATATCATGGACTTTAAACAGAACAGGGCTTTGTGCTCTCACTGTATCAATGGTACCTTCAGCTGTATGAACTGCTAGTAACTATTTGCAGCATTTGAGCCAACCAATCAAtaatgtgatttaaaaatattgtataaattatataatatattaatattatataCATATGGATATTTTGAACTCTCATATCTATCTATCTGGAGAGAGAtttttgccccccctcccccttttggtTTCTAAGGTTTAGGATGCTCTTGggtccctttatttatttatgtatttttaaagaaaacatttctgTTCTGCTGACTTCACCACACGAATAACTCCGCGGTGACGGAGGTCAAACCTTGTTATACCATGGCTTATTCTTGCCTCTGTGTGcagaaaaacaagcaaacaaaaaagcccTAGAACCACATTAAAGAACTGCGTTTCTCCCCGATAGGCCTCATTTACACAGGTAGATTATCACCCATAAATTCACACCACAGATATAGCATCACCATGGCAACAGCaaatgctgtagtgtagacagggttcAGGCATTTCGAGACCACGCTGGTAAAAGCCCCATCTACACGAGCAGCCTCCACTGTTAGTGCCACCAATGGACCTGCATCCATGAACTggcggggagaggggagtgtCTCATCTTTGTCAGTGCAGACGAAAAGGCTgctgtcaagaataaatcatatGAGAACATCGCTTGGCCACAGTCCTGTTTTCACAGCTATGTTTAAACATGGCTGGTTTTGTAGCACaacctgggccaaattcagcacctTCTAGCTGGTCTCCCATGTATTAGGCAAAGGCAGCCCTAGTGGGTACTTAGGTTACTAAGGCTGATTTTACAGTTGTAGCAGATGTTTGGTGGCATTTACCGAGGCCACACAGCAATGGATATTAATCTGACAGTTCTAGTTTTaccaaaaaatataaataaatcacaGTTCAGACAGCTGATAGACGACATCTTTTCCAAACTGCTCTGTGTTGCAGATTTGCTCTCCGCTAGAATACTGCAAACCAGATACATTAGAACTGTACCTCCAGTGCAAATATTCCTTACGAACAAACAATGGACTCAATCCCAATCCAAATGAATAAAGAGATACTGTAAACATCCTTTGACAAAAATATCCTACCAAATTAATGAAACTCAGACACAGAAAGGGCACTACTTTTGGTGAGAAAGCATATCTGGAATACCAGATTCCATGCAACATGGCACAGTTAACAGTCACTGTTTAGGAGATCCAGGATTTGAGTATGtagtgtattgaaaactgttaaaattgtaAGCTATCACTTGAAATTTCAAGGGTTTTCCTGGTCCTCCTTGCAGGgtagggggctctgtagggaagcttGCAATCTGGATCTATCAGAGTCAGTCTGCAAAAAGCCAGCCTACCTAGAGCAAAGTGGGTGAGCCATGCCTTGCcgtagggagcagcctgctttgtatctctgtttttggttcttgtgtgttaagattttggattttaaaaaataaagtagtgATAAATTGCAACCTTCCGGAAAGAGTATTCtatatttttacctttctttgttTGTATGCTACGAACATAACAGAATGGGAGAGGGACTATTGGTCAGAGCTGAGGAGCTCTGGCAAAGTTATGTAGGGAAGACTGCAGAGCATCTGTGTATAAAGACTTGCCTGTGCAAGACAGACATACTAAGCAGTATCATTCAACCCAGGGTACACTTATACCAAATCCTGCCTGCCTGGAGTACCCTGCAATGCATGAGCCTGAAGTCAGGTGCCTTCTCCCACTCAAGAACAGTCACTGGGCTAGATTCACCCCTGGATTATGCTGGATTCTGGCAGCATAATCCATCTAACAGGGTTGCAAGCAGCAGAAAATTTGGCTTGAAGGGGAGTACAGAAAGATAATATACCAGCAACCTTCACTTTCCAGAAGAAGCCTGAAGAAGGCTAGTACCACCTAGAAGTGGTCACAGGTGGGAAATACAGCAATTCACTGGAAACCCCGTGAGGCTTTCACTGGCAGCATCTCACCCTTCAGGCTGCTTACCCTTCCCTGGCAGCAAATCTCCTTGGGTCACTGTGTTCACTGCTGGGGCAGAGAAGCAATTTGCACCCCAGCTGCTAGTGCGGGTGAATCAAACCCATTTACTACCACTGTACTTAGGATGCATCATTGCTTTTACAAGGCATGTTCTGTTATACTCTTGGAATGGCTGTCTAATCAGTTCTGACCTATATAGCTACACTGGGTACCAGCAGAGATGTGACTGTCATCAGCCAGAAATTCTTCCGGTCATGTCCATTTGATATAAGTCACATTAGAACACCCCCATATACCTCTCTGTACTCACCCTTGACACCTCCAGGTCTGCTGAGCCTGTCTGACTTGCAGTGGAATCACAGGACACAGCCTAGGACCTATccaatgctcactgaagtcaataagggtatgcctacactgcaattaaaccccCACGGCTGGCTCATGCTAGCTGCTTGGGCTGAGggtctgtttaattgtggtgtagacatttgggctcatgctgaagcctgggctctaggaccctgcaaggtgggagggtcccagagctggggctgcagccagagcttgaacatctacactgcagttaaacagctccttagcctgagccctttgagcctgagtcagctggcatgggacaGCTGCAGATGTCTACCTGCAGCGTAAACACACCTTTAGAGTCATTCCATTCATATCAGTGCGAGGGAGACTGGGCCCTGTGAGAATGGAGGGTGTTTCAGGAGCGTGGGTGGGAGGAACAATGAAAACAGCCTGTGCTGGCCCCACCTAATTCTCAGCACGCCTGCTCTGACTCACTCGCACAGGGCTGGGTGGTTTgagccagcccctcctcctcctcggcaTGAGTTACAGAATAGCAACAGGCCTGTGGGTGAAGGTGGAGTATGAACACTTAAAGCAGCCTAAATTTGCGCTGAGCTCGTAACAGATACACACCCCAGTCCAGCAGGTGGAAAACAACCACCCCAACAAGGGGATGCACACACCTCTTCTGGCCTTTGTGCTCgtaaggtacagaaaagggcaacaaaaattattaggggtgtggaacagcttccatacgaggcaagattaaaaagactattcagcttggaaaagagatgactaaggtgggatatgagagaagtcaataaaatcatgactggtgtggagaaagtaaggaagtgctatttaccctttagaatcatagaatatcagggttggaagggacctcaggaggtcatctagtccaaccccctgctcaaagcagggccaatccccaactaaatcatagaacacaagaaccaggggccacccAACAAAATcaataggcagcgggtttaaaacaaataaaagtacttcacacaaccgtggaactcattgccagaggatgatatgaaggccaaaagtataactgggttcaaaaaactTATTAGAAACTTAGAAACAAAAAACttattagataagtttatggaggacaggtccatcaaaggctattagccaggatgatcaGGGATGTAATCCCATGCCCTGGgcgtccctaagcctctgactgccagaagctgggactggatgacaggggatgaattgccctgttctgttcattccctctgaagcatctggcactggcctctgttggaagacaggttactgggctagatggaccattggtctgacccagtgtggccattcttctgttcaaGGAAGTACAGTAGATTCCACTGAATAGTAATCTGGACATTAACAACTTCTGGTTAATAGCACCATTTTGCTAGGAACCAATCCCATCTCATTGACTTTTAACGTTAATGGGATTTGGATACTGGTAATGGCATGCTGCTTATTAGCAACAGGTTTTTGGAAGAAAGGCTCCATGACAGGCAAGTTTGCAAGGATGCAACTAGAGAAGGAAGCACTAGGACCTGCTTTCCCTGGCTGCTGCCTTGCTAACCTGCCTGGAGCCAGCACTCAGCAGGTCCCAGTGCTTCCTTCCCACAGTGCAGCCTCACAAACCTGCTTTCTGCTCATTAGCAACTACCAGATAATAACAACTTTTTTGCTGGAAACTGAGGTTTGTTAATAAGTAGAATCTACTGCAGTGGAGAAAATGGATGAGCAGCGATTCCCTCAAGACACCAGGACTTAGGTGTATTTGTCCCTAAACACTGAAAAAGGATGTGCCCTGAAATATTAGAAAGCTGGTGACTTAAGGCCCTAGCATCCATCAAGCCAAGAGAACCCTGTTACGTACCGGCACATACTGTTTAAAGACCACTGGATTTTAGCCAGTagctcctaaaaaaaaaaaaaaattacactttgGTGTGTAAATCCAGACAAGATCCTGCCTATGCAGCCTGTTGTCACccagatacacacatacagaataAATGAATATTAATGGCAGTCATACATATGCATACTGGGGGAGAACAGACCTCTCCCAACCTCTCTTTTATTCCTGTTTATCTTTTGGCGGCTGTGCTCTGGCAAGCGTCACAATATGCTTCTCTCTAGCCGCACCTACTGGCCTCAAATGGAAGTGCTTCATTAAATTTTAGTCTCCATATTGCTTTATAGATGCATATATGCTTTACAGCGTTTACAACTGTATTGCTAAAATAGATACGAGGCAAACAGCAGTCTCCTGACAATCATTAACAAAAATTCCTCTCACACAACACTTCACAGCCTTGGGTATCTCATATCCTTGGGAAAACATTACAGCAACAGAGACAGTATCTCACACAGCAAAACAAATGAAGGATCCTGATTGGCCACTAAACAGTTCAGAGCTTCCAACAAAGCAAGAGAGGGGATCAGATACTGAAGCGAATTAGGTTTAATTGGTTTTAATGCTCAAACAGActctgtttatttctttatgCTCTAGATGTATGCTGTTGAATCAGAGGTTGCAGACACACAAAATAATTCCGGTGCGATATCCTGGCTTCATGTTGCAGCGTAATCTCTCCCTCCTCTTGCTGGTGAAAGTATGTGTGTTTTCCCCCCTCTACTTGTACCCAAATGCTTAGGAGCAGGGGGAATCCAACCATGCAACTGCCTTTGTTCCCCAGTCTTCAATGGGGATAGGGGACTGGCTCCCCACACATTGGAAGGCCATCCCTTCCCTGCACATAATGGGCAGTGGAGAGCGTTCCTGATGTCACCATGCTGCTTGCTGTTGGAGATACAGGCAGTATTGATCAGAACTCGAGGCTCATAAGCAGCAGGCTAAATACCACACGTGAGAGGCACACAAGGGACATATGTGCTTCCCATGATTCTTTAAGCTGACAAGACACCGTTTGCTAAAGAGCACAAGATACATGAAAGGTCCCCAACACAGTTAATAGCTGCGCTGTCTCCTTCATGGCCTGAGAGAATGGGGTTGCTagtatttgtttacattttctgcCAACCAGATCTGCGGACTCCAAGCTGTTGCTTCAATGGAGCCTGACCTCAGTAAAACAAGAGCTATTGATTCCTGAACCGTGTCCCTGTGGCTGATTCCTGAACCACAGTCACCTGCTAGGTACTTCTGTTGCTTGTCCCTACTGTGCCCCCTCTACTCCTCAGACAGAGTAGGGCCCTTTCAGTAACTAGGGGGAAGGCAGCATAGGGCTCAAGTCTTTCATCTTGCAACTTTATAACAAGCTGCACTCTCCCACTTCCTAGCCCACTCACCAACAACCCTCTCTAATTTCTTCCCCATTTCCACCAAGCACCTCTCTTGTCTATAAGGTCACAACTGCTTTCTCATAGGAGCATCCTAATTCCACCATTATGGAGACCAAGCTCAGCAGCATTTCATAGCCAAGCTGGGGAAAAGAGAACAAAAGTGAAAGATCTTTAGAGGGTTGTTGCTTCCCATCCAAAATAGTTGGTCAGGTTTGCATGATTTTGTCATAAATGTTTCCTGCCTCCTGGAGTTAAGAGCAGCAGCCACAAAGAAATCCCTTTATGTAATTAATAACAAGTCTTGGGATAAGCTTCTTTTCATTCACAAAATGAGGTGATGTCAAGGCTACAATTCACATTTCTGGAAAGCCCTGTTCTGTTTGCATGTAGATTCATGCCCTCTCCATCACtcaaaagaagaggagaaagaagactCTCCTCCTATAATTCAAATTCTATTTcttaatttattaaaaatcccTAACACCTTTGAAAATGCTATGTAAAGTCATTAACAATAACATGTCTTCACCCATCCTTAGAGTTTTATTAGCACCAACATATGGAATTCCAGGCTggcctagaaaaaaaaaaacagtagtaAAGAAAGCATCAGGGATGCCAATCCCACATCTAAAGCTTTGCCACTATTAAATTTTTCCAAAGGGTTAAGGCAGCAAACAAAGGACATTTCTTTCCCATCAAGCCCCCAGTCTAGGTCTCCAGTGATATTCCCTTCACTTTGCTAACACACCAGCCTATGCTCATGTGAAGGGAAGCACCCTTGGCTTTCTCCCACCACCACAGCACAAAGAAAATAACTTCCTAAAATATAACCTGAAACAGTGTATGGCCAACATTTTGGAAGGATTGGCAGTATTACTTTGCAGGTGTGTGTGGATGGcatggggagaagaggaagaggattCTGTTCATTCTTGAAGCCAGTTTTGTGCTTTAATACTAGCTGTAACAATCAGACACATACAAGGAGATGTAATAAGCCAGCAGCactctttcaaaaatatttattagcTTATTAAAGTGacctgttgttgctgctgctgctgccagatcAAGTTGACAGAAAACCCACACTGCAGGAATCCAGCCCCTTTAACACTGTCTCCAGCTGAAAcgtcactttctctctctctctctctcacacacacacacacacacactttttacaaAAATAAGGACAGTAGCGAACCTCTCAGCGAGCTGAATAATCAAAAGAGTATCTGATATTTGAATATTCTATTTGCATATTCAAACCTTGCAGCCCACAACATATCCTTTTGGGCACATTGGGAGGGGACAAGAACACCCAGCCACACTAGATAAGGCTCATTGGCTAGATGCTTCTGATAAGAGATTAGCAGAGACATGGAGACAATTAGATTCCACAGTTAACACCTGCTAGGATGGAAGAAGTTCAGATGTCTCTTAGTGCTATTATTTAATTGGTTTCTCTGCATACTCAACAGTACAACTGTGCCCCTGGACATCACCTGCACAACCAGAAGGGCCACAAGagagtttcctttttttaaaaaaaaccaaaagaacagATTTTTGAGAAAACAGAAGGAGACCCTAAATCCTCAAAAGATACAGATTTTCCACACCTGTCCCTGGATGGAACCAAAACCTTTAACAACTGTCCCCACACCGCCTTTCAATGATCAGACTTGGGACGCCAGCATCTCACTCACAATGAGGAGACTGCACATTTAGTAATATTGAGATACTGCATTTAACTACCCAAACCCAACATTATGTGCAGAAACCAGCAACAAGGGTCACTTGGCTCAGCCCTGGGACTGCCACACATCAGAGGACCTTCCCTGGTCCAAGGCTGCTTTACCTCAACGTCATGCACATTCTTCATGTCCAGCTATGCACTCTGTACCGGCCTACCCTCCAGAACACCAGCTTCCCAAACTGCCCTCTGTTGTGAAGGGGAAGCAGCAGACTCCCCAGTATTGTCAGCCTACATGCAGTATTGAATCATGCCAGAACTCAGGAGTGCCCCTTGGCCACTTACCCCTTAGTTTCTAGTAAAATGCCTCATCATCTATTGTTTCCTTAACCTTTCGCTACTTtctgctctttccctgttctcagGCCCTGCCCACATCTGCTTCTCTCAATGCTCTGTGCCAGCTGAGATGTCTAGAGACGATGCAGAGCTAGTGAACTAGACATGGAGATAGCATGTATTCCAGGAAAACACGGGAGGAAAGTTTTATATGTAAACCGGCTAATGGGTCAGTGCatttccccccctcttttttggtggtctctctttttccctttctttggcTCAAACCTCATTATTACTCCTTTTAGCCAATCTATCCCAGAGTCTCAATTCCCTGTGCCCTCTTTACACTGTTCCCTCTTCCCTCAGCACAGGCAGAGAAAAGGCAGTTCAAGCCAGAGTATGTCACAAAAAATGTCCCTCCAGGCAAGTCCCCTTTTCATTTCTGCTCTGGCTCTTCTGCCACTGTTGTCACCTCGATGGTGGTGGTATGTTCGTCTGATGCCGTGGCATCCTCAATGGCGCTAGACGGCACCGTCACAATCGTGCTCCCACTGGGAGCCATTTGTGTAACGTTCTGTATGGTGGTGCCTAGTCCCGGGAGGGTGAGCAGCTGAAAAGGGCTCACCACTTTCACCACAGTGCTGCCATCTTGTATGGCTGCTGTGCTTAGGACTGTCAGGTTGGAAGCGTCGGGATGGATCTCAACAGTGTTGGGGAAACTAGAGCCTGAGGAAGCCAGTACGGTGTATCCTCCCAATAACGGTGAGGCCGGGGAGCTGGCTGAGGGTGCCTGCGATGTACTTTTCCCAAGCACTGAGGCTGGAAGGGCGGACACCACTTTGCTGAGAGGGAGGTTGGCCAGCTGAGAGACGGGCACTCCTGGGGCCAAGGCAATTTGTGCTGACTGGGCCAGGACTTGAGAGGTGATAGCAGCTGGCCCAGATGTGGCCCTGGTAAGTCTGGGGCGTTTTAAAGGTGCTGGGATGGAGACTGGAGTCAGAGTCATCAGCACGTTGTTGAGGTGCTGCGATTTGTGCTTCAGCTCCTTTGCTCGCTTGCGGTGCTCGTCACATTGCTGCTCCAATGCTGAAAAGAGACCGTAATGAACGTTAGTACGGGTACTCTCCAACCTCCACCTAACATAAGCTTCCCAGTGGCCATCTTCCCAGTTTTAACAGCATAGCAACAACTGTAGTAAAATAAGCAAGGCAATATAGCTCATTCTTTAGCATCATTCCAAGATAAACTGATTTAGCATGCATTGACTTAGCAAAAGAAAAAATCTACTTTCCTACACAGAAAAACTCCAGGATAGTATCAGCGATGCCAACAGAAGAGACACGGAAATTCCAGGTGGGCATACCTGCTAAATCCCGTGTGTATTGTTCTCTTGAGCGATCCATCTGGCACTTGTGGCTAGCTAGAACTTTCTTTACCAGGTCCAGCATGCCGAAATTCTGGACTATGTTGTTGAGTAAGACAGCatcttaaaacagaaaaatagatACTGATCGTTGAGGAAAGAATCATTCCCTACAGAAAGAATTTATCTTTTTCTTGGTAAAACACAGATATGccaaagcagcagttctcaaaccgtgggtcgggaccccaaagtcagttgcaaccccattttaatggggtcaccagggctgacgttagacttgctggggcctagggccagggctgaagcccgagcccaaCCACTCTCTggatggcggggctcaggttacaggtccccGACCTGGGGCTGATGCCCTTGGGGTTTGGCCCTTCCAcccagggcggtggggctcaggcaggctcagccttcagtcccccctcctggggttgtgtagtaatttttgttgtccgaAGGGAGTTACAGTgcatgaagtttgagaaccactgtgctaaagTGACGGAGCCAAATCTGTTTTAGGATAATGCAAGAGGTCAGAGCTTAagaattcattaatatttatgcTTAGAATACTGAGAAAGAAAGGATGGGGAGAAGCATCAAGGGATGATTAAGAGACAATAGTCCTTTCTTCCCAAACAGAGATTAAGAAGAGAGGTCTCGGGACACATAGCTAGTTGCTATCTGAACAGCAAGCGCTACTGACAGGCTGACCAAAGCGTGGTCAGAGGAGAGAATTGCTTTCACAGGATACAATCTAGAAGCTTTTTTCTCCCCACTTTATGAGTGCTGAAAATTCTCTCTCTAGCTCAGTTTATGGGAAGCATTAATCTAGATGAGTTTAGcaattacttttattttcattctgttttctcAGTGCTTGTATTAAATCTTGTGGTTAAGATGACTGTTGTCTGAGAATTTCACAAAGACATCCCCAAATAAGAGAATCCCATAACTGAAGGGCAAAGGGTTTCCCAAAGTGACACTGCCCCTCAGTCTCAGTGAGGTGGCAAGACAAGGTGTGTTTCCTCCCAGCAAGATGTGCTGTGAAAGGCCACGGCAGGCAGTACATAAGGAAAAAACTCAAAGATTAAGGAGGACACAATAGCTGACAGCAGTGTTGGTCCCAAGTGCCAGACATTCCAAAATATGAAGCAGtcatattaaattattttttctatatTCAGTGACATGTGTGAGTGGGAAGGACAGTCAATTTCCTTCAATCACGTGGTGCGTTACCTTCTAATGATGCAGCGCAATGAACTGCAGAAACCGGCTCAGATTAGCAGGGCATATGCACAGATGGCAAAGCCAGTGGGAATCTGTTTGTCAGCTGCGGGAAACAAATTTGTACCACAGACTGCATTGCAGATTCTAAGGAAACTGGCCACAAAACTATCCTGCACCACTGATGCACCGTCCATAGTGGCCAGTTATTTCCATACCCCACTCTGCATGTGAGAATTAAAGGGATGCCAGCAAAGTGAGCATAATTCATTCTACTATAGTTAAGACTagctttttatttaaagtttgaCTCTAAGTGCTCGAAAAATCTACATGGCTACTTGGATTGCCTTGAAATATGGTGTGCCTCATTGTGTGCCACACAAATCTGGGGTCGTCTGACCAAGGAAGTCCCAAAATACATCTCCCAAAACAAAAGTTGAGAGATTCTGGCAACCTTTTTTGGCTCACAGACAAAGCTCAACAAGGGCTCAAGATCACTGCATGAGGGTCCCTAAGGCTAGAGTGTTACCCCAACAGAGTGCATGGCACCCACCAGCCCTTTGTGAGAAATCAAATTACACTGCTATTTCAAAAAGATTTTGCTTCTCATCACAAGCCTCATGTGATTATTCTTGCTCCTAAGGTATTACACTGAGCATGTAGAGAGTGAGAGGCTAACTATCTGGAAAACTACTTCCAGGTCACAGGGCTGGTGGGTGCCAGTATCATTTCAGTGCAGAATCGTCTCAGGTGTCAGCAGTGAGGTGGGATCTGAGAGGAGTCTATGGACTTAATGATGGGTAGGTGAAAATATAGCTTTAGGTGGGATACGGCATACATGAGTGAAGGGCTGTAAAAGGGTCTGAAGTGTCTGTCAAATTTGACAAATGTGGTACTCTGTAGGGAGAAGAGGCTCAATATTTCAGTGCAGGTAGTGCCTGTCCACTATAGCAACAAGGCAGAACGGGAGTATGTtatgggtgctgtggggcagcactcaaagagggcagagttaagggtatGTGGGCGTTTACCTTAACTGTattgcctggttttcagaagacTGATTTTGCTGAACTCGACATTCTCGGAGGGCATGAGCTATCACctggcaaccttaactctgcagtCACAAAGGTTTTTTGCGAtttaataataagaataataatcaAGACACAAAGATGCTGCTTATTAGCTCCTGCAATCAAGCTCTTACCACTGAGCTGTAAGGGAGGATCCTGGACCCGCTGCTGTAATCCCTTCATGGTCTCCACAAGCTCCTGGTGAAACTCTTCGATCActtcttccagcagccctgcaTCCTTCAGACCACGCCAGAATGCAAATGTGTCATCTAGGGGAGCAGCCAGTATAAGAGAGAACCTCAGAGTACAAGGAaagggcagtgggggggctgAATGACTGATACATCACCATGTCTTACTGTGAGGTAAAAGGGGTGTGCACATTCAGCAATCCTATTGAAAGGCAGAAGCTC
This genomic interval from Lepidochelys kempii isolate rLepKem1 chromosome 13, rLepKem1.hap2, whole genome shotgun sequence contains the following:
- the GMEB2 gene encoding glucocorticoid modulatory element-binding protein 2 isoform X3, with amino-acid sequence MAEEDDSLEAEIVYPITCGDSKANLIWRKFVCPGINVKCVQYDDHLISPKEFVHLAGKSTLKDWKRAIRMNGIMLRKIMDSGELDFYQHTKVCSNTCRSTKIDLTGARVSLTSQTSTEYIPLTPASADVNGSPATITIETCEEASDWTTSIGDDTFAFWRGLKDAGLLEEVIEEFHQELVETMKGLQQRVQDPPLQLSDAVLLNNIVQNFGMLDLVKKVLASHKCQMDRSREQYTRDLAALEQQCDEHRKRAKELKHKSQHLNNVLMTLTPVSIPAPLKRPRLTRATSGPAAITSQVLAQSAQIALAPGVPVSQLANLPLSKVVSALPASVLGKSTSQAPSASSPASPLLGGYTVLASSGSSFPNTVEIHPDASNLTVLSTAAIQDGSTVVKVVSPFQLLTLPGLGTTIQNVTQMAPSGSTIVTVPSSAIEDATASDEHTTTIEVTTVAEEPEQK
- the GMEB2 gene encoding glucocorticoid modulatory element-binding protein 2 isoform X1, whose amino-acid sequence is MATPDVSVHMEEVVVVTTPDNVVDGSGVEEVKTVLVTTNLSQHGGDLNEDTLETENAAAAAAAAFTASTHLKEAVLVKMAEEDDSLEAEIVYPITCGDSKANLIWRKFVCPGINVKCVQYDDHLISPKEFVHLAGKSTLKDWKRAIRMNGIMLRKIMDSGELDFYQHTKVCSNTCRSTKIDLTGARVSLTSQTSTEYIPLTPASADVNGSPATITIETCEEASDWTTSIGDDTFAFWRGLKDAGLLEEVIEEFHQELVETMKGLQQRVQDPPLQLSDAVLLNNIVQNFGMLDLVKKVLASHKCQMDRSREQYTRDLAALEQQCDEHRKRAKELKHKSQHLNNVLMTLTPVSIPAPLKRPRLTRATSGPAAITSQVLAQSAQIALAPGVPVSQLANLPLSKVVSALPASVLGKSTSQAPSASSPASPLLGGYTVLASSGSSFPNTVEIHPDASNLTVLSTAAIQDGSTVVKVVSPFQLLTLPGLGTTIQNVTQMAPSGSTIVTVPSSAIEDATASDEHTTTIEVTTVAEEPEQK
- the GMEB2 gene encoding glucocorticoid modulatory element-binding protein 2 isoform X2 → MILSDEIGDLNEDTLETENAAAAAAAAFTASTHLKEAVLVKMAEEDDSLEAEIVYPITCGDSKANLIWRKFVCPGINVKCVQYDDHLISPKEFVHLAGKSTLKDWKRAIRMNGIMLRKIMDSGELDFYQHTKVCSNTCRSTKIDLTGARVSLTSQTSTEYIPLTPASADVNGSPATITIETCEEASDWTTSIGDDTFAFWRGLKDAGLLEEVIEEFHQELVETMKGLQQRVQDPPLQLSDAVLLNNIVQNFGMLDLVKKVLASHKCQMDRSREQYTRDLAALEQQCDEHRKRAKELKHKSQHLNNVLMTLTPVSIPAPLKRPRLTRATSGPAAITSQVLAQSAQIALAPGVPVSQLANLPLSKVVSALPASVLGKSTSQAPSASSPASPLLGGYTVLASSGSSFPNTVEIHPDASNLTVLSTAAIQDGSTVVKVVSPFQLLTLPGLGTTIQNVTQMAPSGSTIVTVPSSAIEDATASDEHTTTIEVTTVAEEPEQK